In Rhineura floridana isolate rRhiFlo1 chromosome 1, rRhiFlo1.hap2, whole genome shotgun sequence, the following proteins share a genomic window:
- the C1H12orf57 gene encoding protein C10 isoform X3 has protein sequence MEEARENACNDMGKMLQFLLPVATQIQQDVIKAYGFSNDGEGVLKFARLIKSYESQDPEIASMSGKLKSMFLPPMTLPPHGTGTGGVAAS, from the exons ATGGAGGAGGCAAGGGAGAATGCCTGCAATGACATGGGCAAGATGCTCCAGTTCTTGCTGCCTGTGGCTACCCAGATCCAGCAGGATGTGATCAAAGCCTATGGGTTCAGTAATGATGGGGAAG GAGTCCTAAAGTTTGCCCGATTGATAAAATCTTATGAGTCTCAGGATCCGGAAATTGCAAGCATGTCTGGGAAGTTAAAATCCATGTTCCTCCCTCCGATGACTCTGCCTCCACATGGGACTGGGACAGGGGGTGTTGCAGCATCATGA
- the C1H12orf57 gene encoding protein C10 isoform X1 encodes MSSLQRPVASSAQAQPVSLNAEQAKVVLAEVIKAFGSPENAQRMEEARENACNDMGKMLQFLLPVATQIQQDVIKAYGFSNDGEGVLKFARLIKSYESQDPEIASMSGKLKSMFLPPMTLPPHGTGTGGVAAS; translated from the exons ATGTCAAGTCTGCAGCGCCCCGTGGCTTCGTCGGCCCAGGCCCAGCCCGTCTCCCTAAACGCGGAGCAAGCCAAAG TGGTTCTGGCTGAAGTGATCAAGGCATTTGGTTCACCAGAAAATGCCCAGCGCATGGAGGAGGCAAGGGAGAATGCCTGCAATGACATGGGCAAGATGCTCCAGTTCTTGCTGCCTGTGGCTACCCAGATCCAGCAGGATGTGATCAAAGCCTATGGGTTCAGTAATGATGGGGAAG GAGTCCTAAAGTTTGCCCGATTGATAAAATCTTATGAGTCTCAGGATCCGGAAATTGCAAGCATGTCTGGGAAGTTAAAATCCATGTTCCTCCCTCCGATGACTCTGCCTCCACATGGGACTGGGACAGGGGGTGTTGCAGCATCATGA
- the C1H12orf57 gene encoding protein C10 isoform X2, producing MVLAEVIKAFGSPENAQRMEEARENACNDMGKMLQFLLPVATQIQQDVIKAYGFSNDGEGVLKFARLIKSYESQDPEIASMSGKLKSMFLPPMTLPPHGTGTGGVAAS from the exons A TGGTTCTGGCTGAAGTGATCAAGGCATTTGGTTCACCAGAAAATGCCCAGCGCATGGAGGAGGCAAGGGAGAATGCCTGCAATGACATGGGCAAGATGCTCCAGTTCTTGCTGCCTGTGGCTACCCAGATCCAGCAGGATGTGATCAAAGCCTATGGGTTCAGTAATGATGGGGAAG GAGTCCTAAAGTTTGCCCGATTGATAAAATCTTATGAGTCTCAGGATCCGGAAATTGCAAGCATGTCTGGGAAGTTAAAATCCATGTTCCTCCCTCCGATGACTCTGCCTCCACATGGGACTGGGACAGGGGGTGTTGCAGCATCATGA
- the ATN1 gene encoding atrophin-1: MFSPTRTKENGDPTSKRMKTRQNKDSMSMRSGRKKETPGPREELRTRGRASPGGVSTSSSDGKAEKSRQTTKKGRVEESMAPKGSKQSRPEEISESEGEDTNAPKKTKTEDLPRPQSPSDVDSLDGHSFNDETSSDPRDIDQDNRSTSPSVYSPGSVENDSDSSSVLSQGLARSYHHPPLFPQSPSPAPLAEGLARPPEPNFSLTGKVHPQGPASGYQSQLEAQASRIFQAQAPPPSTPSTNSSSSSPSSSSSSCTTHVPLYSSANVVQMGPKAVSVGAGLPAPSGREQSLSAKHNPPPTTPISLAPVAGGMPPQKAPPNNPPSVLPPPAATFPHVLSNLPPPPALRPLNNMAASCSSPGMVGQALSGHLPSSHGMGQDKSPVPSRYPYAPPPPPSSSAQYPLPPPSQALPIYSSSYGHSFPPPSSLSVSSQPPKYTQPSMPSQPVWSQGPPPYSRPLGNTGSHPPASFPGQAAHHQQQQQQQQQQQHHHSHGGGTGLPPAAATAAATPQTSGGYSHPLEPGPHHPSHAAYALRLYPPQGHATYSQAPSASSSSSSSSSSSSSQGTYPGVCSHPQGQSTATYAFPPPPPPSPAHGAGPPVTSASVTLSTVITTMASSSTAPYKTASPPLGPSVAAPYGKRTASPSPTFQSPAPYKPGSPPSSSPASSFRAATPPGYRLTSSPAAGGYKAPSPAPIAPPASGSMAAPPPPLPPLPLSAAQIKQEPSEEYEPPESPMPPVRSPSPAPKVVDVPSHASQSARFNKHLDRGFNSCSRTDLYFVPLDGSKLAKKRADLVEKVRREAEQKAREEKEREREREREKEREREKERELERSVKVAQEGRPVECPSLGPVSHRPSFEQGSAVATVPPYLGPDTPALRTLSEYARPHVMSPSNRNHPFYVPLGAVDPGLLGYNVPAIYSSDPATRERELREREARERELRDRDLRERLKPGFEVKPAELEQLHAVPSATMDPFPRHGGLALQAGPGLHPAFPFHPGLGHLERERLALAAGPALRPDMSYAERLAAERQHAERVAALSNDPLARLQMLNVTPHHHQHSHIHSHLHLHQQDAIHAASASVHPLIDPLASGSHLTRIPYPAGTIPNPLLPHPLHENEVLRHQLFAAPYRDLPGSLSAPMSAAHQLQAMHAQSAELQRLALEQQQWLHAHHPLHGVPLPTQEDYYSHLKKESDKPL, translated from the exons ATGTTTTCACCCACCCGGACGAAGGAGAATGGGGACCCTACATCCAAAAGAATGAAGACTCGACAGAATAAAGACTCC ATGTCAATGCGGAGTGGTCGGAAGAAGGAGACACCAGGGCCCCGAGAGGAGCTCAGGACGCGGGGTCGAGcctctccaggtggtgtcagcaCTTCAAGCAGTGATGGCAAAGCTGAGAAATCTCGACAAACTACCAAG AAGGGTCGGGTGGAGGAATCAATGGCCCCCAAAGGAAGCAAGCAAAGCCGACCAGAGGAGATTTCGGAGAGTGAAGGAGAGGACACCAATGCCCCAAAGAAAACTAAAACAGAG GATCTGCCAAGGCCTCAGTCTCCTTCAGATGTCGACAGCCTTGACGGCCACAGCTTCAACGACGAGACAAGCAGTGACCCACGCGACATCGACCAGGATAACCGGAGCACCTCCCCCAGTGTCTACAGCCCCGGCAGTGTGGAAAATGATTCTGATTCTTCTTCTGTGCTGTCACAGGGACTGGCCCGCTCCTACCATCATCCCCCGCTCTTTCCCCAGAGtccctcccctgctcccctggcggAGGGCTTAGCCCGTCCACCAGAGCCAAACTTCAGCTTAACAGGGAAGGTTCATCCTCAGGGCCCTGCAAGCGGCTACCAATCTCAGCTTGAGGCGCAGGCCTCAAGGATTTTCCAGGCCCAAGCCCCACCACCCTCTACTCCATCCACCAATTCCTCTTCCtcgtccccctcctcctcctcctcttcctgtacTACCCATGTTCCCCTCTACTCCAGTGCTAATGTGGTCCAGATGGGACCCAAAGCAGTGAGTGTAGGAGCAGGCCTCCCTGCGCCAAGCGGGCGTGAGCAGTCCCTCAGTGCAAAGCACAACCCACCCCCTACCACCCCTATTTCCTTAGCCCCTGTGGCAGGAGGTATGCCCCCTCAGAAGGCCCCTCCAAACAATCCCCCATCAGTGCTTCCTCCTCCAGCAGCCACGTTCCCCCACGTCTTGTCCAATCTGCCTCCCCCGCCAGCTCTGCGCCCTCTGAACAACATGGCGGCCAGCTGCAGCTCCCCAGGGATGGTGGGGCAGGCCCTGAGTGGGCACCTTCCATCATCCCATGGGATGGGGCAAGATAAGTCACCTGTCCCTTCGCGTTACCCCTATGCGCCCCCTCCCCCGCCCAGCTCCTCTGCCCAataccccctccctcccccttcccaggcCCTGCCCATCTACAGCTCCTCTTACGGCCACTCCTTCCCCCCGCCCAGCAGCCTATCCGTCTCCAGCCAGCCACCCAAGTACACCCAGCCCTCCATGCCCTCCCAGCCTGTGTGGAGCCAAGGCCCGCCACCTTATAGTCGCCCTTTAGGGAACACTGGCTCTCACCCTCCTGCCTCATTTCCTGGCCAGGCCGCtcatcaccagcagcagcagcagcagcagcaacagcagcagcaccatcACAGCCATGGCGGCGGCACAGGGCTCCCTCCGGCAGCGGCTACTGCTGCCGCCactccccaaacatctggaggttatTCCCATCCACTGGAGCCAGGCCCACATCATCCCTCCCATGCTGCCTATGCCCTGCGCCTCTACCCACCCCAAGGACATGCCACATACAGCCAGGCCCCCTCtgcgtcttcctcctcctcttcctcctcttcctcctcctcatcccaGGGAACGTATCCAGGAGTCTGCAGCCACCCACAAGGGCAGAGTACTGCCACCTATGCAtttcctcccccacctcccccGTCTCCTGCACACGGGGCTGGACCCCCCGTCACCTCTGCCTCAGTTACCCTCTCTACTGTCATAACCACCATGGCCTCCTCCTCTACAGCCCCCTACAAGACAGCGTCACCTCCATTGGGGCCCTCTGTAGCAGCCCCCTATGGAAAGCGAACAGCTTCACCATCTCCCACCTTCCAGTCCCCTGCCCCCTACAAGCCAGGCTCCCCTCCTTCATCCTCCCCAGCATCCTCGTTCCGGGCAGCCACCCCACCAGGATACAGGCTGACCTCTTCCCCTGCAGCTGGTGGCTACAAGGCCCCCTCACCGGCCCCCATTGCCCCCCCAGCCTCGGGGAGTATGgctgcccctcccccacctttGCCCCCACTGCCCCTCAGTGCTGCGCAGATCAAACAAGAGCCTTCCGAGGAATATGAGCCCCCAGAGAGCCCAATGCCCCCGGTCCGGAGTCCCTCGCCAGCCCCCAAAGTGGTGGATGTACCAAGTCAtgccagccagtcagccag GTTCAATAAACACCTGGACCGCGGCTTCAATTCCTGCTCACGCACAGATCTCTACTTTGTGCCCCTGGATGGCTCCAAGCTGGCCAAGAAACGGGCAGATCTGGTTGAGAAGGTGCGCAGAGAGGCTGAACAGAAGGCCCGGGAAGAGAAGGAACGTGAAAGGGAGCGAGAGCGAGAGAAGgaacgagagagggagaaggagagggagctGGAAAGAAGCGTG AAGGTGGCCCAAGAAGGCCGACCAGTGGAGTGTCCATCTCTTGGCCCTGTCTCTCACCGCCCATCTTTTGAACAAGGCAGTGCTGTGGCTACTGTCCCACCCTACCTGGGCCCTGACACACCAGCTCTCCGCACCCTCAGCGAGTACGCCCGGCCCCACGTCATGTCTCCGAGTAACCGCAACCACCCCTTCTATGTCCCACTGGGTGCCGTTGACCCAGGACTGCTGGGTTACAACGTGCCAGCTATCTACAGCAGCGACCCAGCCACACGGGAGAGGGAGCTGAGAGAACGGGAGGCCCGTGAGCGAGAGCTCAGGGACCGCGACCTGCGTGAGCGCCTTAAGCCTGGCTTTGAAGTGAAGCCTGCCGAGTTGGAGCAGCTCCATGCTGTGCCCAGCGCCACCATGGATCCTTTCCCACGCCACGGCGGTCTAGCTCTGCAGGCAGGCCCAGGCCTGCACCCTGCTTTCCCTTTCCACCCAGGGCTGGGCCACTTGGAGCGGGAGAGGCTAGCACTGGCGGCCGGCCCAGCCTTGCGCCCCGACATGTCTTATGCGGAGCGATTAGCAGCCGAGCGGCAGCATGCAGAGAGAGTGGCCGCTCTGAGCAACGACCCCTTGGCCCGGCTGCAGATGCTCAACGtgactccccaccaccaccagcattCCCACATCCActcccacctccacctccaccagcAGGATGCCATCCACGCAG CTTCTGCCTCTGTTCACCCTCTTATTGATCCACTGGCTTCTGGGTCACATCTCACCCGGATACCATACCCAGCTGGTACCATCCCTAATCCACTCCTTCCTCATCCACTCCATGAAAATGAGGTGCTGCGCCACCAGCTGTTTG CTGCCCCCTACCGAGACCTGCCTGGTTCTCTCTCTGCGCCGATGTCTGCAGCACATCAGCTCCAAGCCATGCACGCACAGTCGGCAGAACTGCAGCGCCTGGCTCTAGAACAGCAACAGTGGCTGCATGCCCACCACCCTCTGCATGGAGTGCCACTCCCCACACAGGAGGATTACTACAG TCACCTGAAAAAAGAAAGTGACAAGCCCCTCTAA